A genomic segment from Paraburkholderia hayleyella encodes:
- a CDS encoding DUF2968 domain-containing protein, which translates to MKYPLPSLLRRVMLCATACAMLQGGVAAAQDADTIPMVGTRPAMGSMTPQPTTSAVPLAEGSNGAQGDVAELMQLIHNSNLVELRTTYNGSYGASLFFYPQEMTYYAALFQDKHFWRVIKSQDEGRAEAIYDGFVRQTGQLAEVEIRRTQLQAQKAFIERVIALSEDRARRLQADISVARTQQAKVSDYQRQVQGQAVALSVEKEKAQGQLRQLQREVQVLQRQTEAGLPMPR; encoded by the coding sequence ATGAAGTACCCTTTACCTTCTCTTCTGCGACGCGTCATGCTGTGTGCAACCGCGTGCGCGATGTTGCAGGGCGGCGTTGCCGCCGCACAAGACGCCGATACCATTCCCATGGTTGGCACCCGTCCTGCTATGGGAAGCATGACGCCACAGCCCACCACATCGGCGGTACCGCTTGCAGAAGGCTCTAATGGCGCGCAGGGCGATGTCGCTGAGCTGATGCAACTGATTCACAATTCAAATCTGGTCGAATTACGTACAACCTATAACGGCAGTTATGGTGCGAGCCTGTTTTTCTATCCCCAGGAAATGACGTATTACGCCGCATTATTCCAGGACAAGCATTTTTGGCGCGTGATCAAATCACAGGACGAAGGACGTGCCGAGGCGATTTATGACGGTTTCGTGCGGCAAACGGGGCAACTGGCGGAGGTCGAGATTCGCCGCACCCAGTTGCAGGCACAAAAAGCATTTATTGAGCGGGTGATTGCATTGTCGGAAGATCGTGCGCGCCGCTTGCAGGCGGATATTTCGGTTGCACGCACGCAGCAGGCGAAGGTGAGCGATTACCAGCGTCAGGTACAAGGTCAGGCGGTGGCGCTGAGTGTTGAGAAAGAAAAGGCACAAGGCCAGTTGCGCCAGTTGCAGCGCGAGGTGCAGGTGCTGCAGCGTCAGACCGAAGCCGGTTTGCCTATGCCGCGTTGA
- a CDS encoding MFS transporter, with protein MSTVSHVSPNESKVRTVFRVVSGNFLEMYDFMVYGYYASAIARTYFPSGNQFVSLMLSLSVFGAGFLMRPLGAIVLGAYIDHHGRRKGLILTLGLMALGTLTVAAIPGYATIGVLAPVLVLLGRLLQGFSAGVELGGVSVYLSEMATKGHKGFYCAWQSGSQQVAVVFAALIGVLLSQLLPVEQMSAWGWRVPFLIGCLIVPFLFLIRRSLKETDEFLARKHRPGMGEIMQSMVQNWRVVLGGMGMVIMTTVSFYMITAYTPTFGKEVLKLSALDTLVVTVCVGLSNLIWLPLSGALSDRIGRRPVLLCFTVLTLLTAYPAVLWLVAEPSFERLLAVELWLSFLYGSYNGAMVVALTEVMPVEVRTAGFSLAYSLATTVGGFTPAISTLLIHTTGNKAAPGLWLSAAALCGLIATLWLYRTPEARNQYRMA; from the coding sequence ATGTCCACCGTCTCCCACGTGTCTCCAAATGAATCGAAAGTCCGGACAGTATTCCGTGTCGTTAGCGGTAACTTTCTCGAAATGTACGATTTCATGGTTTATGGCTATTACGCTTCAGCCATTGCCCGCACTTATTTTCCCAGCGGTAATCAATTTGTCTCGCTGATGCTGTCTTTATCGGTATTCGGCGCGGGTTTTCTGATGCGCCCGTTAGGGGCAATCGTGCTGGGTGCCTATATTGATCACCATGGCCGCCGCAAAGGGCTGATTCTTACGCTTGGGCTGATGGCGCTCGGCACGCTCACGGTCGCGGCGATTCCCGGCTACGCCACGATCGGGGTGCTCGCGCCGGTGCTGGTACTCCTTGGACGGCTGTTGCAGGGGTTCTCGGCGGGAGTCGAGCTGGGCGGGGTCTCGGTTTATCTGTCGGAAATGGCCACCAAAGGCCACAAGGGCTTTTACTGCGCCTGGCAATCGGGTAGCCAGCAAGTCGCGGTGGTGTTCGCCGCGCTGATCGGCGTATTGCTCAGCCAACTGCTGCCCGTCGAGCAGATGAGTGCCTGGGGCTGGCGCGTGCCGTTTCTGATTGGCTGTTTGATCGTGCCGTTCCTGTTTCTGATTCGCCGCTCGCTGAAAGAAACCGATGAATTTCTTGCCCGCAAGCATCGTCCAGGCATGGGCGAGATCATGCAGTCCATGGTGCAGAACTGGCGCGTGGTGTTAGGCGGCATGGGTATGGTCATCATGACGACCGTGTCGTTTTACATGATCACCGCGTACACACCGACCTTTGGCAAGGAAGTGCTGAAGCTCTCGGCGCTCGATACGCTGGTGGTCACGGTGTGTGTGGGGCTGTCAAACCTGATCTGGCTGCCGCTGTCGGGGGCGCTGTCGGATCGCATCGGGCGGCGTCCGGTGTTGCTCTGCTTTACTGTGCTGACGTTACTGACGGCTTATCCCGCTGTGCTGTGGCTGGTGGCTGAACCGTCGTTTGAACGTCTGCTGGCAGTCGAGCTCTGGCTGTCGTTTCTCTACGGCAGCTATAACGGCGCAATGGTCGTCGCCTTGACCGAGGTCATGCCCGTGGAAGTGCGCACCGCAGGGTTTTCGCTGGCGTATAGCCTGGCGACGACCGTCGGCGGATTTACGCCAGCGATCTCGACGCTGCTGATCCACACCACAGGCAATAAGGCTGCTCCGGGATTGTGGTTGAGTGCGGCAGCGCTGTGCGGCCTGATTGCAACGCTCTGGCTGTATCGCACGCCGGAGGCGCGCAATCAGTACCGCATGGCCTAG
- a CDS encoding tetratricopeptide repeat protein, translated as MEHAFNQAYAAHHNGRLEEAARGYRTLLDSYPLHVDALHMLGVLHHQQGQHSKAADLVRRAADLRPGDAALQLNLGNALKAMGQLDGAIECFRNALTLAPTFVLAHYNLGNAYAAAERHEDAVDAFQKALRLQPDDVSSHNNLGNALHALGQHEEAAAALRRALELQPQHAGAHNNLGMALNALGESAKATEHFRSALALQPQFVAAHFNLANTLDATGRHDEAIHAFEAVLALQPNLPLALTGLGNALAALGQHSQARPHFERAVGFDPHLAPGWFGLGTTHQALGAPAAAVRAFDQALRLRPDLAAAYLNRALARLTQGDFARGLPDYEWRLKLLADDPAPPLPRWYGEPLAPHHTLLIQAEQGFGDTLQFVRFVPLAAQRAARVILAVQRELLPLLAPAARNWRITLVALDTPRIVADLYCPLLSLPLALGTTFETIPPRTAHLSVPPSYQRKWRGSLGGQSRRKIGLAWSGRIQRQETRSLPLAALEPLFALKGIDWIVLQPDLSPAEHAALTAHPHAASIHRLHEKIHDFADTAAIIERLDGVVSVDTAIAHLTGALRIPLWLMLPFAADWRWFTGTARSPWYGSARLVRQPHPGAWAEVIETVARELQHT; from the coding sequence ATGGAACACGCTTTCAATCAGGCTTACGCTGCGCACCACAATGGCCGTCTTGAGGAGGCCGCACGCGGCTACCGCACGCTCCTCGACAGCTATCCACTCCATGTCGATGCCTTGCATATGCTGGGCGTGCTGCATCATCAGCAGGGCCAGCACAGCAAAGCCGCCGATCTGGTGCGCCGCGCCGCCGACCTGCGGCCCGGCGATGCCGCACTGCAACTGAACCTCGGCAATGCACTCAAGGCGATGGGGCAGCTGGATGGCGCGATCGAGTGCTTTCGCAACGCGCTCACGCTCGCCCCGACCTTCGTGCTGGCGCATTACAACCTCGGTAATGCTTACGCAGCGGCCGAACGCCACGAAGATGCTGTCGATGCCTTCCAGAAAGCGCTCCGCCTGCAACCGGACGACGTCTCTTCGCACAACAACCTCGGCAATGCCTTGCACGCGCTCGGACAGCATGAAGAAGCCGCCGCCGCATTGCGTCGCGCCCTGGAGCTGCAGCCACAGCATGCCGGCGCACACAACAATCTCGGCATGGCGCTGAATGCGCTGGGCGAATCCGCCAAAGCCACCGAGCATTTCCGCTCAGCACTGGCGCTTCAGCCACAGTTCGTCGCCGCGCATTTCAATCTGGCCAATACGCTCGATGCAACCGGACGCCACGATGAAGCCATCCACGCTTTCGAAGCCGTTCTCGCCTTGCAGCCCAACTTGCCGCTCGCACTCACCGGCCTGGGCAACGCGCTGGCGGCGCTAGGGCAGCACTCGCAGGCCCGGCCGCACTTCGAACGGGCGGTGGGCTTCGATCCGCACCTGGCCCCCGGCTGGTTCGGCCTCGGCACCACCCATCAGGCGCTCGGCGCCCCCGCCGCCGCTGTGCGCGCCTTCGATCAGGCCTTGCGCCTGCGGCCCGATCTGGCTGCCGCGTATCTCAACCGGGCCCTGGCCCGGCTCACGCAGGGCGACTTCGCACGCGGCTTGCCCGATTACGAATGGCGTCTCAAACTGCTCGCGGATGATCCCGCGCCGCCGCTGCCACGCTGGTACGGCGAACCGCTCGCACCGCACCACACCTTGCTGATTCAGGCCGAACAGGGCTTCGGCGATACGCTGCAATTCGTCCGTTTTGTCCCGCTCGCCGCACAGCGCGCCGCACGTGTGATCCTTGCCGTGCAGCGCGAACTGCTGCCGCTACTCGCGCCTGCCGCGCGTAACTGGCGGATCACGCTGGTCGCGCTGGATACCCCTCGCATCGTCGCCGATCTGTACTGCCCGTTACTGAGCCTGCCCCTCGCACTCGGCACCACCTTCGAGACGATTCCGCCACGCACCGCTCATCTGAGCGTGCCGCCCAGTTACCAACGCAAATGGCGCGGCTCACTGGGCGGCCAGTCGCGGCGCAAGATCGGCCTTGCGTGGTCGGGCCGCATCCAGCGCCAGGAAACCCGCTCACTGCCGCTCGCCGCGCTTGAGCCGCTCTTCGCCCTCAAGGGCATCGACTGGATCGTGTTGCAACCCGATCTCAGCCCAGCCGAACACGCCGCACTCACGGCCCATCCGCACGCCGCGTCGATCCACCGTCTGCACGAGAAAATTCACGATTTCGCGGATACGGCCGCCATCATCGAACGGCTCGACGGTGTGGTGTCGGTGGATACAGCGATTGCCCACCTCACAGGCGCGCTGCGTATCCCGCTGTGGCTCATGCTGCCGTTCGCCGCTGACTGGCGCTGGTTCACCGGCACGGCCCGCAGCCCGTGGTATGGCAGCGCGCGGCTTGTGCGCCAACCCCATCCCGGCGCCTGGGCCGAAGTCATCGAAACCGTGGCCCGCGAACTACAACACACGTAA